From uncultured Fretibacterium sp., the proteins below share one genomic window:
- a CDS encoding nuclear transport factor 2 family protein: METRDRRERIVRLWFDMWLQKSALGISDVFSDDAVYIESWGPEYRGLPRIKQWFDEWNTRGSVLRWDIRQFFHKGYQTVVEWCFKDAMHDGQIQAFDGMSRIEWTPEDKICLLKEFGCNINRYDPYRDGAIPHFRDERPLWF; encoded by the coding sequence ATGGAGACAAGGGACAGAAGGGAAAGGATCGTCAGGCTGTGGTTCGATATGTGGCTGCAAAAGAGCGCTCTGGGGATATCCGACGTTTTTTCCGACGACGCCGTGTACATCGAGAGCTGGGGGCCGGAATACAGGGGCCTGCCGAGGATCAAACAGTGGTTCGACGAGTGGAACACCCGTGGGAGCGTCCTTCGATGGGACATCAGGCAGTTTTTTCACAAAGGGTACCAGACCGTGGTCGAATGGTGTTTCAAGGACGCCATGCACGACGGACAGATCCAGGCCTTCGACGGCATGTCGCGGATCGAATGGACGCCGGAGGACAAAATTTGTCTTCTTAAGGAATTCGGCTGCAACATAAACCGCTACGATCCCTACCGGGACGGAGCGATCCCGCATTTCAGGGACGAGAGGCCCCTGTGGTTCTGA